The genomic window GAGTCCGGAACTCCCAACTAAGCACAAGTTAGCTGGTCAAGATCCAGCCATGAATGAACGATGGAGACAACGCACGTAAGCGCGCAACATCGCACATGTCCAACTCGATCGTGTGCCATTAATCTCGCTCTCGCTCCACAATGTTAATCCTATCAACATCGATCGCACCGGTGCAGCCGGACATCCGATCGAGTTCAGGGGCAGAGCGTCTCCCGCACGTCGGCGAAGGCCGCGAGGATCACCGGGTAATGCCGCGGCGAGTTGAGCACGAGGTACGTCTCCAGCAAGCTCTCCGCGCTGTGCTCCCCATCGCCGTCGCCGACGCCGCTGCCTTCTGGCCACTCGGCGATCATCTCCTCCATGGACTTGCGGAAGTCCTCGTACGGGTCGGCGGAGCGCTTCACCACCGCGAAGCCCCCGTCCGTGGCGGCGGACGCCGTCGAGCCCCGCGGCATCTCGAAGCTGTACCGGCAGCTCTGCGACGCGCCGCAGCGCGGGGCGGCCGGCGGCGCGCGGCAGGGCCCGGACAcggaggcgcgcgccttggcgGCGTTCTTGCGCGGGCAGTTGTAGAAGTCGGACGAGTCGGAGGAGAAGCTTCTGGACGAGAAGAGGTTCTGCGAGTCCTCGTCGTactcgtcgtcggaggaggagctgCTCAACAGCCTGCGCGACGAGTGCGTCGACAGCCTGCGGTCGCCGTTGCTGGGCCGCTCTTTCCACCTCGGCAGCGGTGGCAGAGGCGCCGCCCGGAACGGCGAGGAGGGCGGGCACTTGCGGCCCTCCCACTCGCTCGTCCCGAACGGCAGCCCGGTCCCCTTGAGCGCCGCCCTCTCCGCCTTGATGTCGTCGGCGTCGAGCGGCGCGAGGAGGGACGGGTCGGCCGCGTCGACGGAGCGGCGGCCGGCGCAGTCGATGGTGATGCGGATCATCGGGACGGTGCGGCGCGCGGAGACGGAGAGGCGGCGGTCGTGGTGGTCGCCTGTCGCAGCCTTCTTGCCTCCCGCCCCGATGCGGCCGTAGGAGGGCAATGCGAGCGCCGGCGGCGCGGCGTCGTCGTCGCGGCGCTTCCTGCCACCCGAGCGCCTGGAGAAGACCGACAGGATGGCCGCCAGCCGGTGCTTGAGCTTCTTGCGGCCGACGCCGGAGCCGGAGCCGTCCATCGCGCCGGCGACTTGTCGTCCCAGTCctttgtgtgcgtgcgtgcgtgcgtggacactcgacagagagagagagagagcgcgcgaGCTGCGGGGAGGAGGGCGGGAGATGGAGGGATCGGCTGGAGTTGGTTTGGTCTACTATCGCATTCGTGCCGGGCTAATGCGGCCTGGCCTTTTAACCGCCCCGTGCCGCGACGCGATCTCGAAACAAAACCGCCAACCAAGGGATGGATGGATGGGGGGACACGGTCGTGGCCCCTCCGGTCCGGCGAGATGATGGGGACAGGCGCCACGTAACAACGTAGTAGTAGTGGGGAGATGGCCCGGCCCCGAGGAGGCGGTTACGCGCGATGCTGCTGCGCTGCTGCTGCATGCATTATCGCTGGCTGCGTCGTCTTGGATCTCGTTTTACCTCCCCTCCTGGATTTAGCTTACTGACAAGATTGGCCTAATGGCCCTCGCTAACTGTCGCCTTGCGTTTGTCCGTGCGGCGCAAGAGGGCGGTGGCTCGTGAGCAGCGCACGGGATCGCAAACGTGGCCGACCGACCTCTGTGAACTTCGTAAGAACTGGTGCAGTGGTGCTGGACACGGTGCAATTTGACCGGTTTCATCAGGAGTTCAGCACAGAAAAGTTTGCGATTAAAaggaaaaaagtccattttaaaccctAAACTCGTAGAGCTTTGACGAATCAAACCCTCAAGTCCAAATCCCGGTCGTTTCAACCCTGAACTGTATAATCCCGGTCTAACTCAGACCCTGGATCCGTTTGCCAGACAGGGAATGCAAAGAATGGCCAGGATCCGTTTgactttttgttttattttatctttttggtTTTTTTTCTGGTTTTTGCATGTTCTTTCTGCCTTTTCATTTCTGGTTCTTTCGTGTTGTTTCTGGCTTtatctttttttccctttttctttttcttccattAATACATTACAAGGAAATGTTTCATTGTGTATTTTTAATCATTAATAATACTTTAATATGATGAACAAGCTGTGTTTCTTCTGTTTATTTTTACTACTCTTCTTTTTTGTGTATTATACAAGAGTTTATCaggtattaagaaaatgttcatcatatatttaagaaaatgttcgtATATTAAAAATATATTCATTTATGTACTTAAAAATGTTCAGCATATAAGaaaaaaatgttcagtgtatatgaaaaaaatgttcaatatgtatTTTCAAATTGTTCAGTATTCATCACAGTAACGTTCATTGTGTATTTTCAAATTGTTTAGCACATATCACTGTAGTGTTTGTTATGTATTTACAAATTGTTTagcgtatatcacaaaaatgtttaaTGTGTATATAAGAAATTTTCGTTGTGTatcaaaaaaatgttcaatgtatattaaaAGGTCCACGGGTTTTGTAACAAGATTCATGAATTTGAAACAAACATATTGAGAAAAGGTTCACGCATTACATAAAAAAGGTGCTCGCATTTCTTTAGCAGTGCAACAGAAAAAATGGGGCGGCCCAGCGCGGAGGACGGGTACACTCCATGGTCAACAGTGCTTGAATTATTTCGAACCATATAAAACCGGTGGCCACTTAGTAGGAAGTAGCAAACAAAAAATAAGAACCTCGTGAACcagatttttaaaataaaaaaagtttacaatttttgaaaaaaatgttcacagatttAGAAAGAGTACAATGATTTTGAAAATAAGCTCacagtttttcaaaagaaaattcaATGGATTTGGGAAAAAATCACTTTCTTTGGGAAAAGATTCACGCGTTCAACAATTGTCAGATTTTCAAACATTACtcttttttataaaaaatgcagGAAAGGATACCAAAAAACCCGCCCTGATTCTGCGTTTAACTTTTTTTCTTAAACTTGCGCACTCCAGTTTGGTAACACAGGCTTGTTAGGTTGACTGGTTTAGCAAGTCTCCTTCGGATCTACAGGTTCGTAGTTCGAATCGTAGGACTTGTTGTTTTATCTTTTTCGACAATCAAATTGTTATGCTACTTTTTTTTTGAGAATAATTGTTACGCTAGTACGGACGCTATTGTAcaccatgggccggcccagctaggtGTCACTGCATGCGTCGGGTCGAGCTCCCGTGTAACAgaaaaaaaaagacaatttttttGCAGACAAAAAAGAACAAATGGGGTGGCCCAGCAGAGCCCAGCCAGAGAAATCCCGGTTGACATTCGTCAAGGTTTGATCTAGACCGGGATTATACAGTTCAGAGTTGAAATGACCGGGATTTGGACTTGAGGGTTCGTTTCGCCTAACCTCTACAAGTTcagggtttaaaatggactttttccgaTTAAAAGGAAGCGGGGATTTGGTTGGCGATCGGGCATACATTCTCTGCGCGCGCAGCAGGTCTTTGCAAGGCTGCACCTCTGTGTTTACTGCACAGATCGGCCGGCCATGTCACCGTGTGCCAGTTTTGACCATGCCAACGCTGCAGTCTTTCTGGGCCTTTCTGCCTGTCTGTACACCGCTGCTACAGGACCAGCAGCAAGTACATACCGGTACCATCAGTATACTTTTTCAATCAACCTACGTAAACAACCGCGTATAGGCTGTAGTACACGCTGTTAATTCTTAAATGAGCGCTGCTCCGTGGCATTAAGTGGGTTGTTTAGAGTTTAGTGACAGGCAAACGCGCCCACCAGCTGTGGGGAACGGAGGAAGGAGCCCAGCTGAGCTGTTCGT from Triticum aestivum cultivar Chinese Spring chromosome 3B, IWGSC CS RefSeq v2.1, whole genome shotgun sequence includes these protein-coding regions:
- the LOC123065632 gene encoding uncharacterized protein, which gives rise to MDGSGSGVGRKKLKHRLAAILSVFSRRSGGRKRRDDDAAPPALALPSYGRIGAGGKKAATGDHHDRRLSVSARRTVPMIRITIDCAGRRSVDAADPSLLAPLDADDIKAERAALKGTGLPFGTSEWEGRKCPPSSPFRAAPLPPLPRWKERPSNGDRRLSTHSSRRLLSSSSSDDEYDEDSQNLFSSRSFSSDSSDFYNCPRKNAAKARASVSGPCRAPPAAPRCGASQSCRYSFEMPRGSTASAATDGGFAVVKRSADPYEDFRKSMEEMIAEWPEGSGVGDGDGEHSAESLLETYLVLNSPRHYPVILAAFADVRETLCP